Proteins found in one Crassostrea angulata isolate pt1a10 chromosome 3, ASM2561291v2, whole genome shotgun sequence genomic segment:
- the LOC128177150 gene encoding uncharacterized protein LOC128177150: MEKQNALRSFIDNTGLEPDLAAQILSEVNWDVGRGIQRFQDHVRTGRIKSVYPPPQVSAGWAGPAHRPLGEGPPGYSRLPGNPLCPQWSDPYGEVRNPPVERIIPIERVPNKGHGVMTPINSSQPVAPHHSSLTHRFSSTPPVVAPKPVVHTHASCPPPISAKPPGPNLQDPYPNLSGSKQLVNMGPTVTFNPQLASKSTTQTQVGSKSVTRPQVNSKSVTQTQAGSKSVTQPQVNSKSVTQQTVGSKSTSSQPQAGTKSYAPVDTKPSVISGSAREPAKATSTTTPVTSTNISSGPTALPHTSQGTRSTPTISQSSPAVNESIKKSSSEESKAVTPSPAASPHVLKRGFSKIMENESLVDMARKGLLEDITESSHDHMFVQTFILPDLTVFSSDYRAFLEKDLIETSTLVSLEQAGRLNWWAEMGICQRLLPMATTGDGNCLLHAASLAMWGIHDRQLMLRRELYETLTKKSYRQALYRRWRWQQAAQNKQADLIFSEDEWQTEWNSVLKLASTEPRIMPGIRRNSSCCDSLITNSSDENGPVIYESLEEFHVFVLSHILQRVIIVVADTVLKDSMGEALAPIPFGGIYLPLECDPKSCYQSPLLLTYDAAHFSALVPMETDEKDCLPTAIPLVDPALKLLPVHFLVDPGPTFNWDTNTNTAGPQAKTVYSEEDKINLLNSYLQTERLPATHLDYDSDCDWRSGGSTESDDNTKKRDKQGTQQQGGNVTKQFGSLGKSINKKLKKNFGSVGKALKNMGPESKLSKKGSVGSGLTQSTRVPMTIAAFAEQEQSLVLCAKVSTKQTEMHKEMIKNYMLDARHRFQQDRQKRQARGEEIRRRSMEMDRNNECINPGCKMFGHPETHYMCSKCFNDHKQEAVLQEKYKTGKQSSKDTVESYGKSKFYIPTDEEEITAHNNKTVTSNIKPVHFAPQKVNLPPERPQPEVQMRPQSFSHSVATKPGTAAQIRETRALSNPVRARTPSPDYDNVDYSFRLKEIPVSVGKPSIGPPQQTGRPVSDFVPPTTSPQTNRRPMSELVRQLDKPKVATACKTAGCDFFGSPEQNDYCSACFKKIKQRQDQQQLTRV, from the exons ATGGAGAAGCAGAACGCACTCCGAAGCTTCATTGACAACACTGGTTTGGAGCCAGATCTCGCTGCCCAAATTCTCTCAG AAGTGAACTGGGATGTGGGGAGGGGGATTCAGAGGTTCCAGGATCATGTTCGGACGGGGAGAATCAAGTCTGTCTACCCCCCACCCCAGGTGTCAGCGGGCTGGGCTGGCCCCGCCCACAGACCTCTAGGAGAGGGACCACCAGGATACTCTAGGT TACCAGGTAACCCCCTGTGCCCCCAGTGGTCTGACCCCTATGGTGAGGTCAGAAATCCCCCAGTGGAACGGATCATCCCAATAGAGAGAGTCCCCAACAAAG GACACGGTGTGATGACCCCTATCAACTCCAGTCAGCCTGTTGCCCCTCATCACTCAAGCCTCACTCACAGGTTCTCCTCAACCCCTCCTGTGGTGGCTCCTAAACCAGTGGTCCACACACATGCTTCTTGCCCTCCCCCAATCAGTGCTAAGCCCCCTGGACCCAATCTTCAAGACCCTTACCCCAATCTCTCAGGTTCTAAGCAACTAGTGAACATGGGGCCAACGGTGACCTTCAACCCGCAGCTTGCCAGCAAATCCACCACCCAGACACAAGTTGGATCTAAGTCAGTCACTCGACCGCAAGTCAATTCTAAGTCAGTCACCCAGACTCAAGCTGGATCCAAGTCAGTCACTCAACCTCAAGTCAACTCAAAGTCGGTCACTCAGCAGACTGTTGGCAGTAAGTCGACGAGCTCTCAGCCTCAAGCTGGCACAAAGTCCTATGCTCCTGTAGATACAAAGCCCAGTGTAATTTCTGGAAGTGCCAGGGAACCAGCCAAAGCTACCAGTACAACCACGCCAGTCACTTCTACAAACATATCATCGGGTCCGACTGCACTGCCGCACACCTCACAGGGAACTAGATCCACTCCCACTATTAGTCAAAGTTCTCCTGCTGTTAATGAATCTATCAAGAAGTCCTCATCAGAGGAGAGTAAGGCTGTAACCCCATCCCCGGCAGCTT CCCCCCACGTTCTGAAGCGTGGCTTCTCTAAGATTATGGAGAACGAGTCATTGGTGGACATGGCCAGGAAGGGTCTGCTAGAGGACATTACTGAGTCCAGCCACGACCACATGTTTGTCCAGACCTTCATCCTCCCAGACCTAACCGTATTCTCATCCGATTACCGGGCCTTTCTGGAGAAGGACCTGATAGAAACGTCCACATTGGTGTCACTGGAACAAGCAG GGCGTCTTAATTGGTGGGCAGAGATGGGAATTTGCCAGAGACTGCTTCCCATGGCAACCACTGGGGATGGAAACTGTTTGCTGCATGCGGCCTCTCTTG CTATGTGGGGGATCCATGACCGCCAGCTGATGTTGCGGCGAGAGCTCTACGAGACTCTAACCAAGAAGTCGTACCGGCAGGCTCTGTACAGAAGGTGGCGCTGGCAGCAAGCTGCACAAAACAAACAG GCGGATCTGATTTTCTCGGAGGATGAGTGGCAGACGGAGTGGAACAGTGTACTGAAGCTGGCGTCGACAGAACCTCGGATAATGCCGGGAATCCGCCGCAACAGCAGCTGTTGTGACAGCCTTATCACAAATTCTAGCGA TGAGAATGGCCCTGTGATCTACGAGAGCTTGGAGGAGTTCCACGTCTTCGTTCTGTCCCACATCCTTCAGCGGGTCATTATCGTTGTCGCAGACACCGTACTAAAGGACTCCATGGGTGAGGCACTGGCCCCCATTCCATTCGGAG GGATTTATCTGCCCCTGGAATGTGATCCTAAGTCTTGCTACCAGTCGCCACTTCTTCTAACCTACGATGCAGCACATTTCTCAGCATTAGTTCCCATGGAAACAGATGAAAAAGATTGTCTTCCAA CTGCCATCCCATTGGTGGATCCTGCTCTCAAATTACTTCCTGTGCATTTCCTCGTTGACCCCGGACCGACCTTCAACTGGGACACAAACACCAATACAGCTGGTCCACAAGCAAAGACTGTGTACAGTGAGGAGGACAAAATCAACCTGCTGAACTCATACCTACAGACCGAGCGTCTCCCTGCCACTCACCTGGACTACGACAGTGACTGTGATTGGAGGAGTGGGGGGTCCACAGAGTCGGACGACAACACCAAGAAGAGAGACAAGCAGGGCACACAGCAGCAGGGCGGCAATGTCACCAAGCAGTTCGGGAGTCTTGGAAAGAGCATCAACAAGAAACTCAAGAAGAACTTTGGCAGTGTGGGCAAGGCCTTGAAGAACATGGGACCAGAGAGCAAATTGAGCAAGAAAGGGTCGGTGGGCAGTGGCCTGACTCAGAGTACACGAGTACCCATGACCATAGCAGCCTTCGCTGAACAAGAGCAGTCTCTGGTTCTGTGTGCCAAAGTGTCAACCAAGCAAACGGAGATGCATAAAGAGatgataaaaaattacatgCTGGACGCGCGTCATCGGTTTCAGCAGGACCGACAAAAGAGACAGGCACGGGGGGAGGAGATACGGCGCCGGTCCATGGAGATGGATAGAAACAACGAATGTATCAATCCAGGCTGTAAGATGTTTGGTCATCCAGAGACCCACTATATGTGTTCTAAGTGCTTTAATGATCACAAACAAGAGGCTGTGTTACAGGAAAAATACAAGACTGGGAAACAGTCGTCTAAAGACACTGTAGAGAGTTATGGGAAATCAAAGTTCTATATACCAACAGACGAGGAGGAAATTACAGCGCACAACAATAAAACAGTTACCTCAAACATCAAACCCGTCCATTTTGCTCCTCAGAAGGTCAATCTACCGCCCGAGAGACCCCAGCCTGAGGTTCAGATGCGGCCCCAGTCTTTTTCTCATAGTGTGGCTACCAAACCAGGCACTGCAGCCCAGATCAGGGAAACTCGCGCTCTCTCAAACCCAGTCAGGGCCCGGACGCCTTCCCCAGATTATGACAATGTGGACTATTCCTTTCGTTTGAAGGAAATTCCAGTTTCTGTAGGGAAACCAAGCATTGGCCCTCCCCAGCAGACGGGGCGCCCTGTGTCTGATTTTGTGCCCCCTACCACTTCCCCCCAGACAAACAGACGCCCTATGTCAGAGCTTGTCAGACAGTTGGATAAGCCTAAAGTAGCTACAGCATGTAAAACTGCTGGCTGTGATTTCTTCGGAAGTCCGGAGCAAAATGATTACTGTTCTGCTTGtttcaagaaaataaaacaaagacagGACCAACAGCAGCTAACTCGCGTGTGA